From Acidobacteriota bacterium, one genomic window encodes:
- the gmd gene encoding GDP-mannose 4,6-dehydratase, with translation MPNDGPGRESPGSAALRGRSSGARFLCVARRAFITGITGQDGSYLAEFLLARGYEVHGLIRRSSTFGTERIDHLYVDPHEPGARLRLHYGDLTDGGRLTRLLQEIEPDEVYNLGAQSHVAVSFANPVYTAEVDAIGTLRLLEAIRQLERPVRFYQASSSEMFGKAREVPQNESTPFHPRSPYAVAKVYAYWQTVNYREAYGLFACNGILFNHESPRRGETFVTRKITRAATRIKMGLQKKLYLGNLDAQRDWGFAGDYVRAMWLMLQQDEPGDYVVATGERHSVREFAELAFGLLDLDWRDYVEIDPRYLRPAEVDVLQGDASRARQVLGWEPKVTFRELVEMMVRADLELARRERALAEMGGRGASEPIPAGARPDGARW, from the coding sequence ATGCCCAATGACGGCCCGGGGCGCGAGTCGCCGGGGTCCGCCGCGTTGCGCGGGCGTTCCTCGGGCGCCAGATTCCTCTGCGTGGCGCGCCGGGCGTTCATCACCGGGATCACCGGCCAGGACGGCTCCTACCTCGCCGAGTTCCTGCTCGCGCGGGGGTACGAGGTCCACGGCCTGATCCGCCGCTCTTCGACCTTCGGAACCGAGAGGATCGATCATCTTTATGTCGATCCCCACGAGCCCGGGGCCCGGCTCCGCCTCCACTACGGCGACCTCACCGACGGAGGCCGCCTGACCCGGCTGCTTCAGGAGATCGAGCCGGACGAGGTGTACAACCTCGGCGCGCAGTCCCACGTGGCGGTGTCGTTCGCCAATCCCGTCTACACCGCCGAGGTGGACGCCATCGGCACCCTGCGGCTCCTCGAAGCGATCCGCCAGCTCGAACGGCCGGTCAGGTTCTACCAGGCCTCTTCCTCCGAGATGTTCGGCAAGGCGCGGGAAGTGCCGCAGAACGAGTCCACGCCGTTCCACCCGCGTTCCCCCTACGCGGTCGCCAAGGTCTACGCCTACTGGCAGACGGTGAACTACCGCGAGGCCTACGGGCTGTTCGCGTGCAACGGAATCCTGTTCAACCACGAATCGCCCCGGCGCGGCGAGACGTTCGTCACGCGGAAGATCACCCGGGCTGCGACGCGGATCAAGATGGGGCTCCAGAAGAAGCTCTATCTCGGCAATCTCGACGCGCAGCGGGATTGGGGATTCGCCGGCGACTACGTGCGGGCGATGTGGCTGATGCTGCAGCAGGACGAGCCGGGCGACTACGTGGTCGCCACCGGCGAGCGGCACTCCGTGCGCGAGTTCGCCGAGCTGGCCTTCGGCCTGCTCGATCTCGACTGGCGGGACTACGTCGAGATCGACCCGCGCTATTTGCGACCGGCCGAGGTCGACGTGCTGCAAGGCGACGCATCGCGCGCCCGGCAGGTCCTCGGATGGGAGCCGAAGGTCACCTTCCGCGAGCTGGTCGAGATGATGGTCCGCGCCGACCTCGAGCTGGCTCGCCGGGAGCGCGCCCTCGCCGAGATGGGCGGGCGCGGCGCCTCCGAGCCGATTCCCGCCGGCGCGCGGCCGGACGGCGCCCGCTGGTAG